In Rattus norvegicus strain BN/NHsdMcwi chromosome 1, GRCr8, whole genome shotgun sequence, a genomic segment contains:
- the LOC120099910 gene encoding cytochrome c, somatic-like: MGDVVKGKKTSVQKCAQCHTVEKGGKHETGPKLHGLFGRKTGQAAGASYTDVNKNKGITWGEDTLMEYLEIPRKYIPETKMIFTGIKKKGKGQT, from the coding sequence ATGGGTGATGTTGTAAAAGGCAAGAAGACTTCTGTTCAGAAGTGTGCCCAATGCCACACTGTGGAAAAGGGAGGCAAGCATGAGACTGGACCAAAGCTCCATGGTCTGTTTGGGCGGAAGACAGGCCAGGCTGCTGGGGCCTCTTACACAGATGTCAACAAGAACAAAGGCATCACCTGGGGAGAGGATACCCTGATGGAGTATTTGGAGATTCCCAGAAAGTACATCCCTGAAACAAAAATGATCTTCACTGGAATTAAGAAGAAGGGAAAAGGGCAGACCTAA